One Tolypothrix bouteillei VB521301 DNA window includes the following coding sequences:
- a CDS encoding XRE family transcriptional regulator, whose amino-acid sequence MATNILNNIDLGTLGELLQQARKKCGMTQADAAKVIDAARTTMIAIEKGERRLKANELIKLARAYGRSVGDFVRPRPVVQPFEVQFRAVYQRSQEEQIEIEAFILQLEELCQNYLELEKIMDAPLPRNYPLEYQVADMPIKSAAESIAVAERQRLGLGDAPIPQLRDILEQDVGLRIFYLQMPQKFSEVYSYNEQVGGCMAINANHPEERRRWSMAHGYLHFLAHRQKPEFHFDGQYQRFPESEQLAETFPKYFLMPTSSLLKRFNDMYRTHGKFTPTNLFTLAHYYGVSVEALVYRLEEMELLQSGTWDKLQYRGLKVRKVQEELGLEQIPQRIDMMPLHYQHLAIEALDRGLITEGRFAEFLHVDRLEARRIAEALRKYSSGMMEEDTDFDLRQIQTGEK is encoded by the coding sequence ATGGCTACCAACATCCTGAATAACATTGATCTGGGAACATTAGGAGAACTCCTACAACAAGCCCGTAAAAAATGTGGCATGACTCAGGCTGATGCAGCCAAGGTAATTGATGCTGCACGCACCACTATGATTGCAATTGAGAAAGGAGAACGCCGTCTCAAAGCCAATGAACTGATTAAACTGGCTCGTGCTTACGGACGTTCTGTGGGTGACTTTGTTCGTCCACGCCCAGTGGTGCAACCCTTTGAAGTACAGTTTCGAGCAGTTTATCAACGCAGTCAGGAAGAACAGATAGAAATTGAGGCATTCATCCTGCAATTAGAGGAATTATGCCAAAATTATTTAGAGCTTGAGAAGATTATGGACGCGCCGCTACCAAGAAACTATCCTCTTGAGTATCAGGTAGCAGATATGCCCATCAAATCTGCTGCGGAGAGTATAGCAGTGGCAGAACGTCAACGGCTCGGTTTAGGTGATGCTCCTATTCCCCAATTGCGGGACATCTTAGAGCAAGACGTTGGTTTACGTATCTTCTATTTGCAGATGCCACAAAAATTTTCAGAAGTGTATAGCTATAACGAGCAAGTAGGTGGTTGCATGGCTATCAATGCTAACCATCCAGAGGAGCGAAGACGCTGGTCAATGGCGCATGGATACCTTCATTTTTTGGCACATCGGCAAAAGCCTGAATTCCATTTTGATGGACAGTATCAAAGATTTCCCGAAAGTGAACAACTAGCGGAAACTTTCCCCAAATATTTCCTCATGCCCACAAGTAGTTTGCTTAAACGGTTCAATGATATGTACCGTACACATGGCAAATTCACCCCGACTAATTTATTTACACTAGCGCATTACTATGGAGTGTCCGTAGAAGCATTAGTTTATCGGTTAGAGGAAATGGAACTTTTACAGTCAGGAACTTGGGATAAATTGCAATATCGGGGTTTAAAAGTCAGAAAGGTACAGGAGGAACTGGGTTTAGAACAGATTCCGCAAAGGATTGATATGATGCCTTTGCACTATCAACATCTAGCAATTGAAGCACTAGATCGAGGTTTAATTACAGAAGGACGTTTTGCTGAATTTCTCCATGTTGACCGCTTAGAAGCTCGCCGCATCGCAGAAGCATTACGGAAGTATTCAAGCGGAATGATGGAGGAAGACACAGATTTTGATTTGCGTCAAATCCAAACAGGTGAGAAGTGA
- a CDS encoding GTPase family protein gives MVRLKLWQWVVLATPIAAIVGFLLIAAGFQIHEWSINWIWAVFILLFVGWRWLLAKWTQPLVGQVEAVVAEVSKELKSTAGDTSGLLVGTDATNQAEAALQEILKASLNDRPIWEDWSTFWQRCQELVEAIAQIYNPQEKYPLLNIYVPQAYGLIRGTVDDLDRWMQNLSPVLNQVTVGQAFQAYETYRKLEPSARKLLQAWNWAQWLLNPAAAVAKVVSRRSGNQATQQLLVNLSQLLREAALKNLCQQAIALYSTTTLPISAPSAPTANLPQVKTQTLQDILDRAEPPEAVEQKPVNILLVGRTGSGKSSLINTLFQTDLAAVDVLPSTDRIQNYHWQSNTGETLTLLDTPGYEQVNRKDLREIVLNYIKNADLILLVTPALDPALQMDVDFLRDLKADTADLPAIAVVTQVDRLRPIREWEPPYDWEWGNRPKEIAIREATEYRAQLLGDFCNLVLPIVTADSKTSRTPWGIDALSLGLINAIAPAKQLRLARFLRDREARTTAAAKIIERYTFQMATTQGLAAFLKSPVLQFISTMTTGSPTLAHLLAAQIPVEQLPIVIGKLQMAYELFPLLSTGNSNKFDLLSIWPLLLENSASPDRNAWAFGHALVEYWTQNLTVEQLRERFDSYLSQR, from the coding sequence ATGGTGCGCTTAAAATTATGGCAGTGGGTTGTCTTAGCAACACCGATCGCAGCGATCGTTGGTTTCTTATTAATAGCAGCAGGATTCCAAATTCATGAGTGGAGTATTAACTGGATCTGGGCTGTCTTTATCCTTTTATTTGTAGGTTGGCGCTGGTTGTTGGCGAAATGGACTCAACCGTTGGTCGGTCAAGTGGAAGCTGTAGTAGCGGAGGTTAGCAAAGAACTGAAATCTACAGCAGGAGATACATCCGGGCTACTGGTGGGAACGGACGCCACAAACCAAGCAGAAGCCGCCCTACAGGAGATACTCAAAGCTTCACTCAACGATCGCCCAATCTGGGAAGACTGGTCAACTTTTTGGCAACGCTGTCAGGAACTTGTGGAAGCGATCGCTCAGATTTACAATCCACAAGAAAAGTATCCTTTGTTGAACATTTACGTCCCCCAAGCTTACGGTTTGATTCGGGGAACAGTCGATGACTTGGATCGGTGGATGCAGAATTTATCCCCTGTTCTCAATCAAGTTACTGTTGGTCAAGCATTTCAAGCATACGAAACATACCGCAAGTTAGAGCCTTCTGCTCGCAAACTTTTGCAAGCTTGGAATTGGGCGCAGTGGCTGTTAAATCCAGCAGCAGCCGTAGCTAAAGTTGTGAGCCGCCGTTCTGGGAACCAAGCAACCCAGCAGTTGTTGGTGAATTTGAGCCAGCTTTTGAGAGAAGCAGCTTTAAAAAACTTGTGCCAACAGGCGATCGCTCTTTACAGTACTACAACTTTGCCGATCTCAGCACCTTCCGCTCCCACAGCGAATTTACCTCAGGTCAAAACTCAAACTCTGCAAGATATTTTAGATCGCGCAGAGCCTCCAGAAGCAGTGGAGCAAAAACCCGTTAATATTTTACTTGTAGGGAGAACGGGGTCTGGCAAAAGCAGCTTAATTAACACTCTCTTCCAAACAGATTTAGCCGCAGTTGATGTTTTGCCAAGTACAGATCGGATTCAAAATTACCACTGGCAAAGCAACACAGGAGAAACACTTACACTTTTGGATACCCCTGGTTACGAGCAAGTCAACCGAAAAGATTTACGAGAAATTGTCCTAAATTATATTAAGAATGCCGACCTCATACTACTTGTGACTCCTGCTCTCGATCCTGCATTGCAAATGGATGTGGATTTTCTGAGAGATTTAAAAGCCGACACAGCAGATTTACCTGCAATTGCAGTTGTCACGCAAGTCGATCGTCTGCGTCCCATTCGAGAGTGGGAACCTCCATATGATTGGGAATGGGGAAATCGCCCAAAGGAAATAGCGATTCGAGAAGCCACAGAATACCGCGCTCAACTTTTGGGAGACTTCTGCAATCTAGTTTTGCCCATCGTAACTGCTGATAGCAAAACGTCTCGCACTCCGTGGGGAATAGATGCATTATCATTAGGGTTAATCAATGCGATCGCACCAGCCAAACAACTCCGTCTTGCTCGCTTTTTACGCGATCGAGAAGCCCGCACCACAGCTGCTGCCAAAATCATTGAGCGCTACACTTTTCAGATGGCTACAACTCAGGGACTGGCAGCATTTTTGAAAAGCCCAGTTCTGCAATTTATTTCTACAATGACAACAGGCTCGCCAACTCTCGCACATTTACTAGCAGCACAAATTCCTGTAGAACAGTTACCAATTGTTATTGGTAAACTTCAAATGGCTTATGAGCTTTTTCCACTCTTAAGTACGGGGAATTCAAACAAGTTTGACCTTCTATCAATTTGGCCATTACTGCTGGAAAACTCTGCCTCTCCCGATCGCAATGCTTGGGCATTTGGTCATGCTTTAGTGGAGTATTGGACACAAAATTTGACGGTTGAACAATTGCGAGAGCGGTTTGATTCCTATTTATCACAGAGATGA
- a CDS encoding CHAT domain-containing protein, translating into MREIKEKLQLAKLRNRFELNEYMAVRAIDLTQALLDTNPQIVHFSGHGMIEGTLCFEDKLGRVHLVESEALSEMFKQFSGKVKCVILNSCYSKIQAEAIAKYIEYVIGMSQVISDPAAIAFATGFYQALGAGRSIEEAYNFGCVQIRLQGISEHLTPVLIKFNFPPSTNT; encoded by the coding sequence ATACGTGAAATTAAAGAAAAACTACAGCTAGCAAAATTACGTAATCGATTTGAATTGAATGAGTATATGGCTGTACGGGCTATTGACCTAACACAAGCATTGTTGGACACAAATCCACAAATTGTTCACTTTTCTGGACATGGTATGATCGAAGGTACATTATGCTTCGAGGATAAATTAGGCAGAGTTCACTTAGTTGAGTCGGAAGCTCTTTCTGAAATGTTCAAGCAGTTTTCTGGTAAAGTGAAATGTGTAATTTTAAATTCATGCTACTCTAAAATTCAAGCTGAAGCTATTGCAAAATATATTGAATATGTAATTGGTATGAGCCAAGTAATTAGCGATCCAGCTGCCATAGCCTTTGCTACAGGTTTCTATCAAGCATTAGGTGCAGGACGATCAATTGAAGAAGCGTATAACTTTGGTTGCGTACAAATTAGACTACAGGGGATTTCTGAACATTTAACACCAGTTCTTATTAAATTTAACTTTCCTCCAAGCACAAATACTTAA
- a CDS encoding pentapeptide repeat-containing protein: MANQRHLELLKAGAATWMEWREKYPAVEPDLSGADLQGLDLSKVNFSHASLVGVNLSGSDLSGAIFYRSNLREATLREAKLSVANLSGARLIQADLSDANLIGSDLSEANFKDAAIADANLIGTDLRGANLRGADLGNAKLIRTNLSFANLIAVNLTGADLSHANLYEAEVMGAYLYKTDFYKSNLSKAHLSGAYLVRANLSEADLDRADLRWANLKGANLTKANLRSANLRGANLSGVNFQEALMPES; encoded by the coding sequence ATGGCAAATCAAAGGCATCTGGAGCTACTGAAAGCGGGTGCAGCAACATGGATGGAATGGCGAGAAAAATACCCTGCTGTTGAACCTGATTTGAGTGGTGCTGACCTTCAAGGGCTTGACTTGAGCAAAGTTAATTTCAGTCATGCTTCTCTTGTAGGAGTCAACCTAAGTGGTTCCGATCTCAGTGGTGCTATTTTTTATAGATCTAACCTCAGGGAAGCTACGTTAAGAGAGGCGAAATTAAGTGTTGCTAACTTGAGTGGTGCTCGATTAATACAGGCAGATCTCAGTGATGCCAATCTGATTGGCTCTGACTTAAGTGAAGCAAATTTTAAAGACGCCGCGATCGCAGACGCTAACCTAATTGGTACTGACTTAAGAGGTGCTAATTTAAGAGGTGCTGATTTGGGTAATGCAAAGCTCATTCGGACGAACCTCAGTTTTGCCAACTTAATCGCCGTCAACTTAACTGGTGCAGATCTCAGTCATGCCAATTTATATGAAGCAGAAGTGATGGGAGCTTATCTTTATAAAACTGACTTTTATAAAAGTAACCTCAGCAAAGCTCACTTAAGTGGTGCATATTTAGTCAGGGCTAATTTGAGTGAGGCTGACTTAGATCGAGCTGACTTAAGATGGGCTAACCTTAAAGGAGCAAATTTAACTAAAGCGAATCTTAGAAGCGCTAACCTGAGAGGGGCTAACTTGAGTGGAGTGAATTTTCAGGAAGCACTTATGCCGGAATCTTAA
- a CDS encoding WD40 repeat domain-containing protein, with the protein MGSFYGSIHIRSTQTEQITEIVKKLAAQEKLKFLISPCINGWISVYSSEKGQNPIVVSVLAKQFSGHLLNLILYHDDFFYYEYYRKHQLMDTYSSSPEYFGTISREEKLRLTGKPEVFTDLLAELPNNQTTIEHISELLKIPFLKDGEELSPRSLELLQRLQNLSKYPDMRELIDDKSFAAAIQFSSFAQLLNISNAATCYEYLQDGEDENIERREEFIHVPDLSIELAHKEREKAKIDEVFTQLNRSGLLLLTISRPTPKGQFLQEPISVPDPMDGFFIGWCGLWNQPLEIKHYTAPWNNEPKNIELPLEQNAYVMQVSPSGKFLTVGHVSESLQAAVFDLEKKQLLKMIPLSRATDIVQLSANEEILISRLRDEIILSSIKNSQDIAAIKVGHGSKIAIHPNGRYLVADERESKLAIVDLNTQKVIKVLSTAALDKKAWRASVERGEGVNAFHDSDIIVKMDFSPDGRWLFCAMAQGVRVFEWNEIFSSKTKLPLPVVASSSEVVTFGDPPNRMARTYDIAFDWQRNVLLSCGLEGKVKSLNLATGESKVLLELPGKLAVIQLKLSRDLATLCTHSMADMFERRQGSCIVQLWNYLALV; encoded by the coding sequence GGTTCTATTCACATTCGCTCAACTCAAACAGAGCAAATTACAGAAATTGTAAAAAAGCTGGCTGCACAAGAAAAACTAAAATTTTTAATTTCTCCATGTATTAACGGTTGGATTAGTGTTTATTCTTCAGAAAAAGGGCAAAATCCTATAGTTGTTTCAGTTCTCGCAAAGCAATTTTCCGGTCATTTGCTTAATCTGATTCTTTACCATGATGATTTTTTTTATTACGAATATTATAGAAAACATCAGTTAATGGATACATATAGTTCCTCACCAGAATATTTTGGAACTATATCTAGAGAAGAAAAATTAAGATTAACTGGTAAGCCGGAAGTATTTACTGATTTACTCGCTGAACTCCCCAACAATCAAACAACTATTGAACATATTTCTGAACTTTTGAAAATTCCCTTTCTAAAAGATGGTGAAGAACTCTCTCCAAGAAGCCTAGAACTATTGCAAAGGTTACAAAATCTTTCAAAGTATCCCGATATGAGAGAGTTAATCGATGATAAAAGCTTTGCAGCAGCAATACAATTTTCTAGCTTTGCCCAACTTTTAAATATCAGTAATGCTGCAACTTGCTATGAATATCTTCAAGATGGGGAAGATGAAAATATTGAACGCCGAGAAGAATTCATTCATGTTCCAGACCTCTCTATTGAATTAGCGCATAAGGAGAGAGAAAAAGCCAAGATAGATGAAGTATTCACTCAATTAAATAGATCGGGGCTCTTATTATTGACAATCTCCCGTCCTACACCAAAGGGGCAATTTTTACAGGAACCAATTTCTGTTCCCGATCCGATGGATGGATTTTTTATAGGTTGGTGTGGACTGTGGAATCAACCTCTGGAAATAAAACACTATACTGCTCCTTGGAATAATGAGCCAAAAAATATTGAGCTGCCACTAGAACAAAATGCTTATGTGATGCAAGTTAGTCCATCTGGAAAGTTTTTGACCGTAGGTCATGTAAGTGAATCTTTGCAAGCAGCTGTATTTGACTTAGAAAAAAAACAATTGCTCAAAATGATTCCTCTTAGTCGAGCTACTGACATTGTTCAATTAAGTGCTAATGAGGAAATACTTATCAGCCGTTTGCGGGATGAGATTATCCTTAGTTCTATCAAAAATTCACAAGATATTGCAGCAATTAAAGTTGGGCATGGATCTAAAATTGCAATTCATCCGAACGGACGCTACCTAGTGGCTGATGAGCGAGAATCAAAATTAGCTATTGTTGATTTGAATACTCAAAAAGTCATTAAAGTCTTATCAACTGCAGCATTAGATAAGAAAGCATGGCGGGCGAGTGTCGAACGAGGTGAAGGGGTAAATGCTTTTCATGACAGCGATATCATTGTCAAAATGGACTTTAGCCCGGATGGGCGTTGGTTGTTCTGTGCAATGGCTCAAGGAGTACGAGTATTTGAGTGGAATGAAATTTTCTCTTCAAAGACGAAATTGCCACTCCCTGTCGTCGCTTCTTCTAGTGAAGTCGTTACTTTTGGCGATCCACCTAACAGAATGGCAAGAACTTATGATATTGCTTTTGACTGGCAGCGCAACGTTTTACTCTCTTGCGGACTAGAAGGTAAAGTAAAATCTCTGAATTTAGCAACTGGAGAATCTAAAGTTTTATTGGAACTACCTGGAAAATTGGCAGTTATTCAATTAAAACTGTCCCGTGATTTAGCTACTTTGTGTACACATTCGATGGCCGATATGTTTGAGCGGAGGCAGGGGTCATGCATCGTTCAACTGTGGAATTATTTGGCCCTTGTTTAA
- a CDS encoding DUF1772 domain-containing protein — MLLKTWSFITIILSALVTGMALCHALELPAKMQYSATQYIAIQNSLYVAFGPPNIGTFIELAAPLATIALTVLVRKSRPAFQLALIAVAFMLLAFPVLFFAFTEPANTVIRNATPETIPANWEQLRDRWEYSHLARFFCHLIAFSALVLSILVETSADRRRSLTQKPLPNTSS, encoded by the coding sequence ATGCTTTTAAAAACTTGGAGTTTCATCACCATTATCCTATCTGCTCTTGTAACGGGAATGGCGCTGTGCCATGCGCTAGAACTCCCAGCCAAAATGCAATACTCTGCAACGCAATACATTGCAATTCAAAACAGCCTGTATGTCGCATTTGGACCTCCGAATATCGGCACATTCATTGAACTGGCTGCACCCCTCGCAACGATCGCCCTGACTGTTCTTGTTCGCAAAAGTCGTCCCGCTTTTCAACTTGCACTAATTGCTGTAGCATTCATGCTACTGGCATTTCCTGTCCTCTTTTTTGCATTTACAGAACCTGCAAATACAGTCATTCGTAATGCAACACCTGAAACTATTCCAGCAAACTGGGAACAACTTCGCGATCGGTGGGAATATTCACATCTAGCACGATTTTTCTGTCATTTAATTGCGTTTAGTGCGCTTGTGCTTTCTATCTTAGTGGAAACCTCTGCAGATCGCAGGCGAAGTCTTACTCAAAAACCGCTCCCAAATACTTCTTCCTAA